CAACTTCAGCAAGCGATCTGATGCAACTTCCAACCCTCCTGAAACAGCAATACATCCTGATGCCTTCAATAGAAAGCACAAATCACGAGTAAAACTTTTCTCAAAGCGAATATTGGTCCACCAAGATACTGTGATTTTTCTTCGAATAATTTCCAAAGCTACTTCACGCATCAAAGCCGGTGGCGCCGCTTCATCCACAAAATGGAATCCCGTTTCTCCCGTCTGCTCAATTAACGTCTCCATTCGATCGACAATCAATTTAGCTGCTACAGGCTCATATACCTTGATATAATCCAAGCTAATATCACAAAATGTACATTTTCCCCAATAACAACCATGTGCCATGGTTAACTTATTCCAGCGTCCATCACTCCACATACGATGCATCGGATTGACAACTTCAATTACGGAAATATAGTCATTGAGCTTTAAGCTTGAATAATCGGGCGTCCCGACTTCTGCTTGTTTATAATCTCGTTTAAGTGGGTTATTGATATACACCACTTTGTTATCCTTACACACAAACGTGCGTTTTAATTCTTCTTGTGCTAATTTTCCTTCAACATGGAGAATTAGATTTTCTAAAGGCGCTTCCCCATCATCCAGGGTAATGAAATCAAAAAACTCAAATACTCTGGTGTCCGATAAGGAACGTAACTCCGTATTGGGGTATCCCCCACCCATTGTTACTTTTATTTCGGGATGATTTTGTTTGATCCATTGCGCACAGCGAAAAGCACTGTATAAATTACCTGGAAAAGGCACTGAAAATCCAACAATCTTGGGATTAGATTGAGCAACAATCCCCGTTAAAAGTTCAACGGTCAATTCATCAATAAAGGTTAAAGGTTGCTGCAACGACTCATACAACTCATCAAAAGTATGCGCTGATCGCCCTAAACGCTCGGCATAACGACTAAACCCAAAATGAGGATCAACTGTATCAACAATTAAATCCGCGATATCTTCAAGATACAACGTCGCTAAATGCTTCGCTTGATCTTGTATCCCCATCGAGCCAAAAGCCCATTCTAACTCTTCTAGCTGATCAAATCGAGAAGCTCTAGGTAAAAAATCTTCTTTGATAATGGTGTGTGCAAACGTTGGGTTTTTTCCCTGTAAAAATTTAATTACAGCATCTATCGTAGCAATATACTCATTTTCTAAAGCCAACATACGATGCGTATTGCCATTAACCTCCCCTACGACTGTGTGAATATGATCGTATAAACGAGTCAATCCTTTTTTACTAAACAGTCGCAGAATCACTTCAATTCCCAAATCACTTTGATAGCTTGAAATGGATAAGGTATTCAAAAAACCTGTAATATAAGCTGTTGCTGGATACGGTGTATTCAGCTGTGTAAAAGGCGGAGTAATTAATGTAATTGTCGTTTGCACCCTAGATAATTTAAGAGACAAAATTACCTACATTTTCTTAGTATAAATAATATTTTAAAAAAATCTCTAGCAAAAGATTTATTTTAAGTTAATTTTAAGTTATATTTACTACACACTCAACCCAAAAACTAATGATATGAAGTATTTTTCACTACTAATATTACTAATCACATCTAATTTAATATATTCTCAACGAATAAACCCTGATGACGTTATTGTAATATGCTCTAACCAACAAATAGTTGGGCAAACACCTCAAAGTACCAATTATACGAATTTAAGAACGTCTTGTGGTCCATTTAGTCCCTTATCTAGTTCATTAACTCTTTTCTATGTAGAAATAAAATCAGGTTCTACGTTTACATTTGTAATCAGCCCACAAGCAGCTGTTGATTACGATTTTGCTTCTTGGAAAAATCCTAACTTTGCCAATTTAGGTCCTGGTGATCGAGGCTCCCAAAATGACGGAGTAGATGCTCGTCAGTACAATATTGGTTTATCTCTTACCGAAACGATGTTATGTGAGGAGCCAGGGGCAACTACTTGGTTAGGCAACACAGCTACTGTACCAGGAATGGTTAGATATTATGATGTGCAACCTGGGGATGGTATTTTGATTGCTGTCAATCGTTGGTCAGCAACCGATGCTGGTTTTACCTTATCCTTTGGTGGTGACGCTGTATTAAACTGTGATCTTACAGAAAAGAACTATGAACAATGTGATGAGAACTATGATGAAAAAGAAATTTTCGATTTAGATTTTATCAAATCAGATATTAACAATATCGACAATACTTTCATAATTGACTTTTTTGAATCGGCAGATGATGCTACTAATCAAACGGCGACAAACTTCTTAGCATCTCCTTATACTGTTCAATTCGAAGATAGTCCAAAACAAATATATGCGCGTTTTAAAAGAACTAATGGAATATATTTCAAAACGATGAAAATCAATCTCATTGTCAATGAAGTACCGCAAAAACCTAAAGAGCCTTTAAAATACGCCTTATGTGTCGAAGAATTAAAAGATAAAGAAAAGCTAGCCACGTTCAATTTGACTCAATTTGAAAATAAACTCAACGAAAACAATATTGGAAAGATTGACTTCACTTATTTCGAACCATTTAATGATACCATTCGCAAGATTAGTAATCCAACTAAATATAGCTCGATGCGTAATACCCTTACCATACGCATGACCATTGACGATAAATGTCCGATTGATATTCCTTTACAATTAATTGTCAATGATATTGACATTAAATCAATGGCTTTCACGTATTCTGAGCTTTGCGCAACTGAAACAGAAACGGGACTGGTTTACGATTTAAATCAAACGTTAAGTACCTTATTAAGCAATAAAGACGAGACAAAATACAACATTCAGTTTTTTAATTCACCTGAGGATGCAGAAAGTGAAACGAATGCTCTAGAGGATCCTTCCAATCACTTGGTGCCTTACTATCAAGAACAGCTTATCACCGTTAAAATAACAGATAACAATACCTGTTCGACGCAATCTGAAATTCGTCTGCATGCCGTTCCAAGATTTAGAATGGAAGACCAAGTAACCACCGAATGTACTCCTTATAGACTTCCAGAATTACCGGAGGGGTATGCGTATTATTTAGAACCAAATAAACAAGGAAATAACATCAAATTGAATACACCTGAAAGTATCTTTTATGGACCTAAAACCATTTATATCTATGCGACAAAAGACTATGGACTTCCAGAGTTAAACGATTGTACCTTTGAAGATAGTTTCACCGTGACAACTGAAGGCTGTATCATTGCTAAAGGAATCTCTCCTAATGGTGATGGTCTCAATGACTATTGGGATCTCGAGCCTTATGGTGTAATTAATCTAAAAATATTCAATCGATATGGTGTTGAAGTTTACAAAAAAACAGGAGGATATAAGAACGAATGGTATGGCCAATCAAATGGCAGTACCAAACTACCAAGTGGAACGTACTGGTATTATTTTGAAGCCATCACGGGTGTTTATTCCGGATGGATTGAATTAATGTATTAATATTTAAAATAAAACCGTATTTTTACTATGCTTAAAAAGTTTTACTATCTTGATAGTAAAACTTTTTTTTTAAAACAAACTTTCTAATTGACCTTGTGTCTTATGACTATACCTACAATTACATTTCAAAACTCTGGTTATTTTTCCAAATTAATGGTTGATTACCTCAACCAAGCGGAGAAATTAAAGCCATTGTATCAACATTTTCCCACTTTAGCTAATTTTAAACTGCAGATAGAAGCCAAACAACAGCATTTTTCAACTGAAAAACGCCGTGTTTTACACGATGCATTAGTTGAACAATATCAAGGCATTGATCTATCCGCTGCAACTAAACAAAATATAGCTTTATTGCGAGAGGAAAACACGTTTACCATTACAACAGGACATCAATTGAATTTGTTCACAGGTCCGCTGTATTTTCTTTATAAAATTGTTTCTACCATCAATTTGACGGTAGAGTTGAAACAACAATACCCTGCTTACAACTTTGTTCCTGTCTTTTGGATGGCAACCGAAGATCACGATTTTGAAGAAATTAATCACTTCTATTTTCAGGATAAGAAGATTTGTTGGGATCAAGAAAGCAAAGGCCCTGTAGGTCGTTTGAGTACAGCAACTTTAGACAAGGTATACGAAGTATTTAAAGGGCAATTAAATGCTGGGGATCATGCTAAAAAACTCAAAACTTTATTTGAAGAGAGCTACCTCAAACACGACAACTTAGCTGATGCCACCCGTTATTTAGCCAATGCATTATTTGAATCTTATGGCTTAGTTATTGTCGATGGAGATCATGCTCAGCTGAAATCTCTTTTCGCACCTAGTATACAACAGGAATTGCTGCAACAAAATGCCATTCAAGAGGTAGAGAAAACCTATGCTATTCTTGAGGATTACTTTGTTCAAGTAACACCCCGAGACATTAACTTATTTTACATTCAGGACCAATTACGCGAGCGTATCATTTGGGACCAAGATCGATTCAAGATTAACAATACAACGCTTTCTTTCTCCAAAGAAGAGATACTAGCAGAACTGAGTAATCACCCAGAGCGTTTCAGCCCTAATGTAATTTTGCGTCCTCTATACCAAGAAACCATTCTGCCGAATTTGTGTTATATCGGTGGAGGAGGAGAATTAGCATATTGGTTGCAATTAAAACCAGTCTTTGATTTACATCAGGTTGATTTTCCTATGTTATTGTTGAGAAATTCAGTACTACTGGCTACAGCAAAACAGGTCAAAAAACTAGATAAGTTACAACTTACGTGGTCTGATATTTTTGCTCCTGCAGAAGTATTACTACAAAAGAAATCAGCCGAATTATCTGATGTTTCTTTTGACTTTGACGCACAACGTCAGGTGTTGCAACAACAATTTGATCAACTCAGATCACTTGCCAAACAAACCGATGCTTCGTTTATTGGGGCAGTAAATGCGCAAGAGAAAAAACAAATCAAAGGGCTTGATCACTTGGAAAAACGCTTACAAAAAGCAGAAAAGAAAAAGAACAAAGAAGTACTTGATCGAATCTTGGCTATTCAACTGGAATTATTCCCTAAAAATAGTCTGCAAGAGCGTTATTATAACTTTGCACAGTTTTATCAAGAATCAGGAGATGACTTAATACAAAAACTAGTCGAACAGCTCCGACCATTAGAGCACGATTTTGATATTATAACCGTATAAAAAAAGTCGGGGCGAATGATTCGCCCCGACTTTTTTCTTTTACCCTCTTTAAATAAAGAACCTACTCTTTTTTTGTGTATCCCATTCCGCGAGATGCTGGCCAAACGGATTTAAATCCATATTGTTCATATAAGCGATAAGCTTCTCCATCTGCAATCAGGTTAATATAGCAGGAAACAGGTACATTTTCCTGAATGTATTCGTCCAATTTCTTCATAATTAGTTTACCCAATCCCTTTTTTTGATGGGCTGGTAACACACAAATATCCACAACTTGACAATGACAGGCTCCATCGCCTATCAATCGTCCCATGCCAATCACTTCCTTGTTGTTAGCCTCGTCTAAAATAGCAACACAACAAAGCGAATTACGCAAGCCAATAGCGGCAGCTTCTTTTGTTTTAGGCGATAACCCCGATTGTACACGTAAATTACAATACGTTTCGACTTCTATCATTTGATATACGGCTTGATATTTCATCTTATTCTATGATTCCATTAAAGGATGTAAGTACCGTCTTTTTTTTAATTCAACAAATTCATCCATTCCTTTTTATTTGTTAATTTCTATTTGAGGCGTTTGTGCTTTGTGAGATTTGTGCTTTGTGAGATTTGTGCTTTGTGAGATTTGTGCTTTGTGAGATTTGTACTTTGTGAGGTTTGTACTTTGTGAGGTTTGTACTTTGTGAGGTTTGTACTTTGTGAGGTTTGTGCTTTGTAAGGTTTGTGCTTTGTAAGGTTTGTGCTTTGTAAGGTTTGTGCTTGGTGAGGTTTGTGCTTTGTGAGATTTGTGCTTGGTGAGGTTTGTACTTTGTGCAGTTTAAACAACTCATATAAGATTTATCATGTATGAAGGCGAATACCATTCGCCCCTACACCCTTTTCTCTTTTCCAATAAAAAAAGCAACCTTTCGGTTGCCTTTTTATTAGCTCTGTGCTATATCTTCTAGATGTTCATCTTTCAACGTTAATTGAACCTTTTCTACCGAGTTTCGATACATATTGACTACTTCTCCTGTATAATGTTCTAAATCGATGATATCGCCTTCTTTTAATTCTTGATCAGGGCAAACTTCACTGATTAATCCCGCTAACGTATCATAATGTTCACTTTCTTCAAATTTGAAAGGCAACCAACGGTTGATATCAGAAATATTCGAGTGAGCATCCACCATGTATACACCTTCACCAGTAGAAACTACGATTGGTTCTTCATTGTCGTACTCATCTTGAATTTCTCCTACTAATTCTTCTAAAATATCTTCCATTGTAACGATACCTGTAAACTCTCCAACCTCATTGGTTGCAATTGCCATTTGCAAGTGCTTCGCTTGAAACTGTTTCAATACATTTTTAATCAATGCATTTTCCGAAATATAAATAGGCTCACGCATTAAAGAAGCAAGAGATACATCCTCTTTATCCTTGATCATGGCTTTCATTAAATCTTTGGTATAAATTACTCCTTTGATATCATCAAGGGAATCATCATACACTGGAAAACGAGAATACCCTTCTGTAATGGCATAGTCGATGGCTTCTTTTACGCTTGTATTGATTTCAATTGCTGAAACATTTTTACGCAGCGTTTGAATATTGTTTACACGTCTATCATCAAAATCGAAAACATTTTGAATCAAAAGTCGTTCTGTTTCTTCAATTGCACCACCTGCTTGACTTTCGGTGATGATCATTTTCAATTCTTCTTCTGTGTGTATATCTGAACCATGTACGGGTGTAATACCGAACATACGCAAAATACCATTTGCTAATCCATTCATCAACCAAATAATTGGTTTGAATACAAAATAGAATACACGCAACGGTAAAGCGATAGAGAATGTTGTTTTTGTAGGGAAATGAATCGCGATTGATTTTGGGGCTAATTCACCAAAAACAATGTGCAAAATTGTAATAATAGCGAAGGCTATTGGAAATGAAATACTCTTGGCAACTGAATACCATTCTGGTCCAGTCATACCGAATAAATCAAATACCTTCATGATAACGGGAGTCAATGAACTTTCTCCAACCCAACCTAATCCTAATGAAGCTAATGTAATTCCTAATTGAGTTGCTGCCAAATAGGCGTCTAGGTTTGCAACTATATTTTTAGCAACACCAGCTACTTTAGAGTTTAATTCTTGATGTACTTCAATTTGTGAGGTTCTTACTTTTACAATTGCAAACTCTGCTGCAACGAAAAATCCATTTAGGAATACTAAGAATAACGTAAGCAATAACTTACCAATTGAAATTTCTTCGGGAACAATATTAACGCTAGCTAATATTGTGATGATCTGGGGGTATGTGTCCATTTTATAAATTCAAAAGGTCCGCGTTCAATTTTTTTAGGGACCTGGAAGCGAAGTTTTAGTTTCATCGCCTTTTCATATCAAAATTAATAATTTATTTGATATAATATCAAGGTTAACACTCGTTTTTTTCAAAACGGGTAATTAACTAGGTATCAATAGGGTAAAACTTTTTATTTTATACCCTATTCTACTTATATCTTCTTATTTGTTCTTGTCTTTTACATTGATTTTGCATCAAAATGAAAAGGCAACATATTAAGGAGAGAAGGTGAATAACAAACAATTCCCTCTGCTCCCATAAAAAACATCTCAATAGGTTGAGCTTGTTTCACTTCATATTCTAATATACTCTGTCTGCATGCACCACAAGGAGGGATAGGATGATCCGTTACTTTTAAGTCTGATGTCGCTGAAATTGCTAGCTTTAAGATTCTTTTACCTGGATGTAAAGCTCCTGCTTGAAAAATAGCGGTGCGTTCTGCACATAAACCCGATGGGAAAGCAGCATTCTCTTGATTCGATCCTAATACAATCGTTCCATCCTCTAACAGTAAAGCAGCTCCTACGCGGAATTGAGAATAAGGCGCATAAGCATTTTTTCGAATGGCAATAGCCTGTTCCATCAATTCTTGATCTTGTTGTGCTAATTCGCGAATCGATTCATATTCAATGAAGGTCGTTACTACTTCTACTTTTTTCATAAGTCAAACGATTAGAGATAAAAAATCCAAACTCGTTTTTGGTAAAACGGTTTGGATTAGGGTACAAATATAATACTTTTCTTTTGTTATCCTTTAGGGTATGTTTTTCTTCCTAAATCAAACGTTAGAGAAAAACGAAGGGTATTTTCTAGTGGGTTGTTGATTTTTGATGTAGAGAACAGATACGATAAATCGACTGTGATCATACTGTATTTAAATCCCGCCCCTAGTGTTGCATATTGTCTAGCTCCTTTATTTTTATTTTCATTGAAATAACCTGCGCGGAATGCAAATGTATTGTCATACCAATATTCTGCTCCCATTGCCCAAGCAATTTCTTTCATTTCTTCACTAAAACCACCTGGTGCATCACCAAAAGATTTGAACACTCCTTTAAACCATCCCGTGTCGTTGTACTTGCGCATTTCTTCTGGATCAGTTACATCTGCTGGAGGAGTTGGCACCATTAATTTATTAAACTCGGTGGTAATCGTTAAGGTATTATAATCATCCAAAATGAAATCAAAACCAGCTCCTAATTTTAAATTTGCAGGTAAGAAATCTCCTGTTGGTTTATCGCTATAACTAATTTTAGGACCTAAATTTTGTAAATTAAAACCAAATCTCCAACGCCCGTCAAAATCAGAAAAGGACATTCTATCCGATTGGTAGAATCCCGAAATATCAACAGCAAATGTACTTGCACTTAATGCATCACCATCTCCTGTATCAGGCAATTTTAGATTGGAATTGATGAAACGCCCAGTAACGGCCATACCAAATTTCTCACTTAACTTCAATGCATAAGACGCATCAATTGCAAATTCACTTGGTTTATACGTTGCTCCAATACTATTATAATCTTCTCTATAAGTTACTTCTCCCATTCCAAAATAACGGAACCCGACAGAAAATGCACTTCGCTCGTTGTATTTATTAAAATAGTTTACTTGAGCAAGAGACATTCCGCTAGATATCTTAGACATATACGGCGTATAACTCATCGCAAATCCTTGATCTTTTGTTGCGAAAGCGTATTTTGAAGCATTGTGTTGTTGTGAAAAAGCATCTGTTGTAGTCGCAACTCCTATATCTCCCATAGCTGCTGATCTTGCATCAGCTGCAATCGTTAAAAAAGGAACTCCTGTTGTTATAGGATGCATATCTGTCTGTGCATACAGTGCAGATCCTCCTAGTATAGATATAACTAATGCTGTGAAATTTTTCATTCAGTTGTGTTTATAAAATTATACAAATATAATTGTTTCCTAAAGTATAACTAATTTTTCTATTTTTTCGACTTTTTTTCCCGTCTGTGATGAACGCACAGTTAAGCGATAAATATAGACTCCTTTTCCGATTCGATCTCCGAAATCATCACGTCCATCCCATTGTATCTCACGACTTAAATTACCTTCTGTTGTGATCTGTTGATTGATTGTTTTTACAATTCTTCCCGTAATCGTCATAATCTGCACTTGAACATCCAAAGGCTCTAGTGGTCTATTGTGTGTGAACCAAAACTCCGTATAATTGACAAACGGATTAGGGTAATTCAATACTTTTTCAATTTTTAAGGCTTCATCTTGTTTAACCAAAAACTGAATTTCAGTAGTAGACAAATTGTTGTACACATCCCATACTTTGAATTGAATCGTATGCATTCCCGGATCTAACTCTTTCAGCTGGTAAGTCACCTTTCCTTTTCTGAAATTATCCAGCTCAGTTTCGTAGTAATCGTTAAGTATCACACTTTTATCTTCCTTATCATCTACCACAATTACGATATCATGACCAATTCCACTCGCTGTATTAATCCCACTTTCATCTTCAACAAACGCAAGAAATACAGGATTATTGTCAGTTGCTCCTCCAGAGACAAAAGATTCATTATCCATATATAGTCTTGCTATAGGCGGAGTAATATCTTTTGGTGCATTTTCATTCAGTCCTCCAATCACTAAATCATCGTTATTTCCTGTATATTCAATCTCTTGATTGGAAGAATAAAAGCTCACTTTCCCTTTTCCTTCGTTGAGTCGAATATCTTTTGGCATGATAAAGTCAAAAGAAAAAGCCCCATTTTTTACACTAGCATTTCCTCTAAAGACTACCTCTCCTAAAGTTTGATAATCCATCACCCAAGGAATACCGTTGTTCATGACATTGTCATTCCCAAGTGTTTTCTTATCTAAATACTTATCGTAAATCTCAACAGCTAAACTTCCGGTGAAAGAATTAACAACATTATTTCCTTCATCTTGAACCTCTCCTTTCATCTTTACATAGTCTAACGCTTTTACAGGGTTGTTTGTTGTTAGCTGAACATCCTCTTCATTCACTTGAGACAACACTACCTTTAAATGAGGCAATGCAATTTTCAACGCCGGGTCTCCAATAAATGAAACGACATTTTTATCCCTATTCGTATATGCATTTTTAGTATGTCTCAAAGCATCTGCCATAGAATAGGTCGCTGCATGTTCAAAAAATAAATCAGTAAAGGTTCGATTCAACAATCGTCCAATATCAATTCCGATCTCTCTCGTCGTTCCAATCAAAGCAATAGCCCCACCTTTTGAATTATTAAATAATACTTCACCTCCACTTGTGTAATTCGGATCATCAAATCGACTAAACTCACACGTAATAATAGAAAAAACAGGATATTTATTTTCATTACTTAACTTTCGAGCATCTTCAATTGTGAAAACACGTTCTTGAGCTAATCCATCCTCCCCACCATGTCCTAAATAATTAATGAATAAAGCTCCTTTTTCAATAGCATCTAAGAAATCTAACCTCGCTTGCGGATAGCGATTTCCTCCTGCGGATGTTTCTTGAACATAAGCATCAAGGTAGATTTTCTTGGCATTAAAAAACGGATTATGGGTTAAAATACGATTCACAATAGTATCTGTTTCGACTTGTAAAACGTAATCAGACGATTTATCTACGTCATCTGCCATGGCAACGAGGTTATTTTTCCAACGTCCACGTGCTTGATCTCCGTGATATGCTATAATTTTTTGGACTGCCTGATTGGCCTCATCCAAATTCTTTGCCAGTATCCTTCCAACCGTAAGGTCAATTCCAAAAACCACATTATACATATCGCCTTCTCCTTCATCGAGCAAGCCATAAAAATCATCTGACATAAAGGTGGTGTACATCGAAAAATTAGAATTGCTATTCTGTGCTTTTTTCGTTTTACTCATTCCATAATGTAAAGGCACGATATTCGCATTTTGTTCTATTCGCTGCTTATAATCGTAAGATCCTGTACCAAATAAGTTAAGGTATTTCAGCTCACTTCCTTTTTGTTGCATGCTCTCATAGACATAACGAACAAAGTTTCGAATCGCTGCACCGTCTTGTTGCCCAGAAGAAAACTCGTTGTAAATCTGATCAACCGTCACAACCATTGGTTTTAAGTTGCTATTTTGGCGATGAAATTGCGCTAATTGTTGTGCAGCTGAAGCAAAAGCTTCATTGGTAATAATAAGGTAATCGACCGTTCCTTGTGCTTGAACCGCTCCTTTGAGGTCTTGATTGCGCACACGACTATTATTGACCATTTTAGGCAAGTAATAATCTGTTGGTATTTCTACTTGAAAAACCTGATTGGTTCCACCATAAGCTTTGAAACTATACTGACTTTGATTGGCTACAGGTAATGTCGTAATAGCGGAAACATCCGTAACATTCCAAATTCGATTCACCTGATTGGTATTTGCCAAGCTCCAACGAACCACGCCTTCTATTGTTTTCACCTTATTATTAGAGAAGCGATATTGTTTTGTTCCTCCTAGCAAGTTCCCGGTATAGAAAAACTCAATATAATCGAGGTATCCTTTAGAGTTTGGCACTCCTCCATTTTGATATGTAAGTGTAACCTCAACAGCAGGAGAACTTAAATACTCCTCTTTTTCCAAAAAGCTTTCATATCCTTTTGTCGTTGCACTTCGAATAGGGAAAAAAGTAACCGCCCCAGCAAACCTATTATTAATCGTATACGTAAAAGATGTATTTCCATACGAACTCGAAGCGGTGTTTACACCAAATGTAACGGGTTCACTAGTTTTCAAATGCATTAACTCCAATGAAAAGCTTTGGTCATTGACAATGCCAAACTCCTCACCAAACCACTTTCTCCCAAGCTTACCTATATTAACAAGATCTTTCTCGTGAAAAACTTTCCCATCAAATTCAGTAATGGTTGCTACCTCTCTTGCTGTAGGTTCTACAAAATTGCTAATTCTCAATCCTTGTTGTTGCCCATAAGTCAAGAAGTAAATCGCTTCGTCTGCATATAAATTTTGATACGTTAAACTCTCTTCATTCCATTGATCTACGCCTGTTGCATAAAACAAAACATAATCATCGGCCTCCATTGTTCCTTTAGACTCCCCTTGTACATAAATACTGTTTTCTTGTAAATCGGTTGGGTAATTTGCTTGATTAACTATAGGTAACATCGTTCCTCCTGCCCCATAAATCTGAATCGTACGAGGATCAACAGAGGAAGGTACTCCCAATTGAGTAAGGAAGTTCTTATCTAATTTGTAAATTCCCGTTTTATTCACGCCAAATTTGAACCAATTTCCTTGTTTAAGTACAGTATTAGCGTTGAGATTTCGACCTCCATTGACCAAATTTTGTCTAATATTAGGTTGAGAAGATTGATTTTCGATGAGATAAGAGATGCTTTTTACTCGTTTTAATCCACCATTTGCATAGACAATCGGAGAAAAATACACATAACTTTGAGAAATATGATTCACCATTGCCGATTTAATTTCTATCTTTAATTCTTCTTGATATAATTTTTTCTTGGCGTCTGATAGGAAATTCGCGTCTAAATCTTCGTAACTAACTTGAAGAATTCGTACATTATTTTTAAAACCTGATGGAATATTTGATTCCAAATTTGAGTAAATTAACTTTTTATTAACATTTTC
The window above is part of the Myroides odoratus DSM 2801 genome. Proteins encoded here:
- a CDS encoding cytidine deaminase — encoded protein: MKKVEVVTTFIEYESIRELAQQDQELMEQAIAIRKNAYAPYSQFRVGAALLLEDGTIVLGSNQENAAFPSGLCAERTAIFQAGALHPGKRILKLAISATSDLKVTDHPIPPCGACRQSILEYEVKQAQPIEMFFMGAEGIVCYSPSLLNMLPFHFDAKSM
- the porU gene encoding type IX secretion system sortase PorU is translated as MKIIINTLLILTCFTLFSQSRRLELKWDNKLVEQALSTDDFDVAKIDKNLTFENVNKKLIYSNLESNIPSGFKNNVRILQVSYEDLDANFLSDAKKKLYQEELKIEIKSAMVNHISQSYVYFSPIVYANGGLKRVKSISYLIENQSSQPNIRQNLVNGGRNLNANTVLKQGNWFKFGVNKTGIYKLDKNFLTQLGVPSSVDPRTIQIYGAGGTMLPIVNQANYPTDLQENSIYVQGESKGTMEADDYVLFYATGVDQWNEESLTYQNLYADEAIYFLTYGQQQGLRISNFVEPTAREVATITEFDGKVFHEKDLVNIGKLGRKWFGEEFGIVNDQSFSLELMHLKTSEPVTFGVNTASSSYGNTSFTYTINNRFAGAVTFFPIRSATTKGYESFLEKEEYLSSPAVEVTLTYQNGGVPNSKGYLDYIEFFYTGNLLGGTKQYRFSNNKVKTIEGVVRWSLANTNQVNRIWNVTDVSAITTLPVANQSQYSFKAYGGTNQVFQVEIPTDYYLPKMVNNSRVRNQDLKGAVQAQGTVDYLIITNEAFASAAQQLAQFHRQNSNLKPMVVTVDQIYNEFSSGQQDGAAIRNFVRYVYESMQQKGSELKYLNLFGTGSYDYKQRIEQNANIVPLHYGMSKTKKAQNSNSNFSMYTTFMSDDFYGLLDEGEGDMYNVVFGIDLTVGRILAKNLDEANQAVQKIIAYHGDQARGRWKNNLVAMADDVDKSSDYVLQVETDTIVNRILTHNPFFNAKKIYLDAYVQETSAGGNRYPQARLDFLDAIEKGALFINYLGHGGEDGLAQERVFTIEDARKLSNENKYPVFSIITCEFSRFDDPNYTSGGEVLFNNSKGGAIALIGTTREIGIDIGRLLNRTFTDLFFEHAATYSMADALRHTKNAYTNRDKNVVSFIGDPALKIALPHLKVVLSQVNEEDVQLTTNNPVKALDYVKMKGEVQDEGNNVVNSFTGSLAVEIYDKYLDKKTLGNDNVMNNGIPWVMDYQTLGEVVFRGNASVKNGAFSFDFIMPKDIRLNEGKGKVSFYSSNQEIEYTGNNDDLVIGGLNENAPKDITPPIARLYMDNESFVSGGATDNNPVFLAFVEDESGINTASGIGHDIVIVVDDKEDKSVILNDYYETELDNFRKGKVTYQLKELDPGMHTIQFKVWDVYNNLSTTEIQFLVKQDEALKIEKVLNYPNPFVNYTEFWFTHNRPLEPLDVQVQIMTITGRIVKTINQQITTEGNLSREIQWDGRDDFGDRIGKGVYIYRLTVRSSQTGKKVEKIEKLVIL
- the porV gene encoding type IX secretion system outer membrane channel protein PorV; amino-acid sequence: MKNFTALVISILGGSALYAQTDMHPITTGVPFLTIAADARSAAMGDIGVATTTDAFSQQHNASKYAFATKDQGFAMSYTPYMSKISSGMSLAQVNYFNKYNERSAFSVGFRYFGMGEVTYREDYNSIGATYKPSEFAIDASYALKLSEKFGMAVTGRFINSNLKLPDTGDGDALSASTFAVDISGFYQSDRMSFSDFDGRWRFGFNLQNLGPKISYSDKPTGDFLPANLKLGAGFDFILDDYNTLTITTEFNKLMVPTPPADVTDPEEMRKYNDTGWFKGVFKSFGDAPGGFSEEMKEIAWAMGAEYWYDNTFAFRAGYFNENKNKGARQYATLGAGFKYSMITVDLSYLFSTSKINNPLENTLRFSLTFDLGRKTYPKG